The region AATAATACTTGCCCAGGTTGATTTCGCAGCGGTTTCACGCGTGGTGGCCGGAGCTGATCCACCAAGCCATCGTCCATCAAGCGTTTTTGGGCAGATTGGCCGGGTGCCCAACACCGTATGGCCCAAGGGCAAGCTGAAGTTGTTGCGCCAAGGTGAAGTTGTTGTTGCCACGGGCTGCATCGGTTAGTTGCTTCCATCCTCGCGGGCATTCTCACGATTCAGGATGGGTGCTGGCATAGAATTCAAAAGTCATTTCCTGCGTTGGGGAATGGTCTTGACTCTTCAGCGACACGCCAAAATCCCATGAAATTTTCTTTGAAAATGACCACTACACAGGGGCAACAGCGATCCGCTTGGACTCATTTCCATCGCCCATACGCCATGGCGCTGCTGGCCCTGTGTTGCAGTGCATCCACCCAGGCCGCCGCGTTGTGGGCAGATGCAGGGGAGTTGGCTCAACTGTCACTGGATGACTTGTTACGTGTCGAGGTGCAAAGTGCCACACGTTACGCTCAGCCGCTGGCAGACTCACCCGCCTCGGTGACCGTGATCGACGAGGACGAACTGCGTGACCACAGTTACCGCAACCTGGCCGAGGCACTGTCCACGGTGCGGGGGGTCTACCTCAGCAACGACCGCAACTACAGCTACCTTGGCGTACGTGGCTTCAACCGCCCCGGTGACTACAACTCCCGTATCCTGCTGCTGACCGACGGCGCGCGGCGCAACGATGCCCTGTACGACCAAGCGCAGCTTGGCAACGAAGCACCGGTCGAGATCGACTGGGTCAAACGGTTGGAATTTGTCGCAGGTCCGTCTTCGGCGGTTTATGGTGCCAATGCTTTGTTTGGCAGCGTCAATGCCGTGATGCTGGACGGCGGCGATATCCAGGGTGCTCGCCTTACTGCAGACACCGGCAGCGGAGCCAGCCAGCGCCTGGGGTTGATGGCGGGTCAACGCGTAGACAGTGAGCACGATTGGTTTTTTGCCCTGTCTGCCTACGATGCACGTGGTAATGACTTGTATTTTCCCGAATTTGCCACCATCAACCAAGGTTGGGCGCGTGGACTGGATGGTGAAAACTACCAGAAAGCCTATGGCAAATACCGCTTTGGAAACTGGCGCTTGAGTGCCAACCTGAGTTCACGCGAAAAGCATCTGCCCAACGCACCTTACCAAACTGCCTTTAACGAACCGGGCACCCACACCGTTGATCAGCACGCCTTGCTTGAGCTCTCGTATGACGGGCCGAAGTCCAATGACCGGCAGCAACAGTTCAGGGTTTTTACCGGCAGTTACCGTTACCGCGGTGACTACATGCTCGCAGGGGCGTTGGATAACCGCGACACCGGCCATGCCGACTGGGTTGGTGGCGATTACCGCCTGATCATCACCACATTACCTGCGCACAAGCTGATGCTGGGTCTGGAAACCCAGTGGAACACCGTGTTGGAGCAGCGCAATTTTGACCTGGCTCCAGCCAGCACTTACCTTGACAGCAACCATCCCTCCCACACCTATGGCATCTTTGTGCAGGACGAGTGGCGCTTGTCCAGCCAATGGCTGCTCAACCTTGGCCTGCGCCATGACAAACACAGCGACTATGCGGGTATCACCTCGCCCCGTGCGGCGTTGATTTACCAGGCCAGCGAAAAGGCGACGCTGAAGGCCATGGTAGGCAATGCCTATCGTGCCCCTAACGCTTATGAGCGTTTTTACGACGATGGCGGGGTGCTGCAAAAAGCCAACCTGGCCTTGCGGCCTGAGCGCATCCGTAGTGTGGAGTTGGCGGGCGATTTCCGCGTGGGTCCAGGTGGCCGTGTGGGCATCAGCTTGTACCGCAACGACATGCGCGACATGATTGACCAGGTGCTTGATCCGCTTGACGGACTGCAGGTATTTGTCAACCAGTCCAGCACACAAACCCGCGGCATTGAGCTGGATGCCGAACGGCGTTGGCCCAGCGGTCAGCGTGTGCGCGCCAGCCTGTCTCGTCAGTGGTCAAGCGCCGCTGACGGCAGCGAACTTGGCAATTCGCCGCAATGGCTGGGTAAGTTGGTGTTTGCCCAGCCTGTCGCTGCTGGCTGGACGATGGCTGGCGAGTGGATGGGCCTGTCAGCGCGGCGCGCCCTGGTTGGTCGTGTGGCGGGTTATGGTGTGCTCAACCTGACGTTGACATCGGCCCCCATGGCGGGACTGGGCGAATTCACATTGGGTGTCTACAACGTCACGGATAGCCTCTACCATGATCCAGCGTCATCGGCGTTCACCCAGAATGCACTGGTGCAAGATGGCCGCCAGTTCAGGTTGAGCTGGACTTTGCGTCTGTGAGTTGTCCGCGCATGCTAATCTCTTCCGGTGTCATACGGCTCATTCTTCTTTCTGCGTTGCTGGCATTCAGCCCGTTGGTGCAAGCGCAGCAACAAGCACCTGAGTCCGAATTAAAAGCCGCCATTTTGGTCAACATGCTGTTGTTTGTGGACTGGCCGACCCAAGCCAGTCAGCCCACAGACCGTTTGACCCTGTGCTACCTGGATAGTGGGCCGGTGGCCATGGTGCTTGATCACCTCAATGGCAAGGCCATCAAAGGCAAGGCGCTGCAAGTGATGCGTGTGAATGTCAATATGGTCACCGGTTGCCACGCCCTTTATGTGTCGCCCAACGACAGCACCGCACTGGCGCGGGTGATTCCCAGTTTACGCACCAGCGGTGTGTTGTTGCTGGGTGATTCACGGGGGTATCTGCAACGCGGCGTGATGATCAATCTGGATGTGGACGATGGGCGCATCGTTTTTGACGTTGATCTGCGCTCAGCCCGTGTGGCCGGGTTGGTGATGAGTTCCAAAGTGCTGCGTTTGGCACGCAAGGTCGTGGAGTGAACGCGTGAATATCCTGACTGATCGCATCAAGAGTTCCAATCGTCTGAGCCTGCTGTCCACTGGCCTGGCTTTGTTGATTGCCTTCATTTTGCTGATGGTGCACCAGTATGTGATTGGCCGCCAGCAGATGCTCGAAGAATTGAACACCGAAGCCTCCATCATTGGTGCCAACAGTGCAGCTGCATTGGTGTTCAAGGATTTCAAGGCAGCACAGGAAACACTGGGGGCCGTGCGACTGACACCGCGCATCACTGGTGGCGCACTGTACCGGCTGGATGGTGAACGCCTGGCGGCCACCGGTGATTGGCTGTTTCCCCAGCGGTTGGAACACAAGCACACAGGCCCGCCCCAGAAACCAATAGACACATCGGTCACGCTGGAAAATCACTGGGCGGGTGAAGTGTTGCGTGAAGACATTCGCATGGAGGGCAGTCAGGTGGGTACCTTGCTGCTGCATGTCAGCTTTGTCTCGCTCTACTGGCGCTTGTTGGAATACGCTTTGGGCGTGCTGGCCATTGCCGCCGTGGCCCTGATGCTGGCGTATCGCCTGACTGCGGGCTTGCGCCGGCGCATGGTGCATGCTGAAGAGCAGCTGCAGTTGATGGCGTTTTATGACCAGGTGTCTGGCTTGCCCAATCGAAGCCTGTTTGAACGTGAGTTGTGCCAGGCCGTGGCACGTGTGGCACGTGAACCCAAAGGGGCTGCGTTGCTGTTCATTGATGTTGACGATTTCAAAAGGGTCAATGACTCCCTCGGGCATGCGGTAGGCGACCAGGCGCTACGGATGATTGGCGCGCGTCTGGCTGCGGTGTTACGTTCCGGTGATGTGGTGGCCCGCCTGGGCGGTGATGAATTTGCTGCCATTCTCTATGGCATTGGAGACCCGGACAATGCGGCCAAAGTGGCCCGCTTGATGCTCGAAGCCGCAGCCCAGCCCTTGCCGACCATACCCAGCCCGAGCCATGTCGGACTCAGCATTGGGGTACTGCTACTGCCCTGTGACGAGAGCGACCCTACGGTCTTGCTGCAACGTGCGGATATGGCCATGTACGTGGCCAAAACCCATGGCAAGAACGGTTTCCGGTTTTTTTCCGAGGCCATTGATACACGGGTTCGCAATGATCTGGAGCTTGAGGCTGGTTTGCGCCAAGCCCTGCAAGACGATGGTGGTGGGCTGTGGATGGCCTACCAGCCCCAGCTTCATGCGCAGACAGGGCAACTGGTCGGGGTCGAAGCGCTGGTGCGCTGGCGGCGCACAGATGGTCAACAGGTGTCGCCGGGGGAATTTATTCCGGTAGCCGAACGAAGCAGCTTGATTACGGAGCTGGGCGACTGGGTGTTGACGCAGGTCTGCCGTGATCTGGCAACGCTGCGCAACAGCAGCGTTGAGTTGCCCAAAGTTTCCGTCAACGTATCACCCCATCAATTGCTGCATGGCTGTGGCCTGGTCGAACGGATTTGCGATACCCTGGCGCGTTTTGGCGAAAGCCCCCAGCGGTTTGAGTTTGAGTTGACCGAAAGTGCCCTGATGGACGAAGACGGATCAGTGGTGCTTGACGCGTTTCATGCGGCCGGTTTTTCGCTCTCTATCGACGACTTTGGCACGGGTTATTCTTCTTTTGGTCACATCAAACGCTTTTACGTCGGTGAACTCAAGATCGACCAGAGTTTTGTGCGTGGCCTACCTGAAGACGGCGAGAACGCCGCCATCGTGCGGGCCGTCATCCAGATGGCGCACGCCTTGAGTCTGAAGGTGGTCGCAGAGGGCGTTGAAACACCGTTGCAGGCGGAGTTCTTGCGTCACTGTGGCTGTGACATCCTGCAAGGTTACTTGCTGGGCCGCCCAATGTCCCCAGATCAGCTGGTGGGCTATCTGCGGGCGCGCTGTAGCGTCGAATAAAATCAGCCTTTCCCAGTCTTACCCATGGCGGCATCTGTGCACAGGTGCCGCTTTCGCATCCAGTTGCCCCTGTGGGCATGGGCGGCAACCAAGCCAAACACACCATGAACGACGAACTACAACAACCCGGCCTCAACAGCCTGTCCAAATCCTTCGAGCCCGCCGCCCTGGAAGCCCATTGGGGGCCGGAGTGGGAAAAACGTGGCTACGGCGTGGCCGGTAGCCGGGGCACGGGCCAGCCCAGTGCGGAGGCTGCCGCCCGCGGCGACAACTTCTGTATCCAGCTGCCTCCCCCCAACGTGACCGGCACGCTGCACATGGGTCATGCGTTCAACCAGACCATCATGGACAGCCTGACGCGCTACCACCGCATGGCCGGCTTCAACACCGCCTGGATTCCCGGCACCGACCACGCCGGTATTGCCACCCAGATCGTGGTGGAGCGCCAGCTGCAAGCCCAGGGCATCAGCCGCCATGACATGGGCCCGACACCTGCCGAAGCCCGCAAGAACTTTGTTGCCAAGGTCTGGGAGTGGAAAGAAAAAAGCGGCAACACCATCACCACCCAAATGCGTCGTATGGGCGACACGGTGGACTGGAGCCGCGAATACTTCACCATGGACGAGAAGCTGTCCAAAACCGTCACCGAAACCTTTGTGCGCCTGTACGAGCAGGGCCTGATCTACCGTGGCAAACGCCTGGTCAACTGGGATCCGGTGCTGATGAGCGCCGTGTCTGACCTGGAAGTGGAATCAGAGGAAGAAGACGGCAGCCTGTGGCACATCCTCTACCCCTTTGCCGATGGCCCACAACTGGTCAACGGTGAACTCGCCCCCGGCCTGGTCGTGGCCACTACCCGCCCCGAGACCATGCTGGGCGACGTGGCCGCCATGGTGCACCCAGAGGACGAGCGCTACGCGCATCTGATCGGCAAACAGGTCACCCTGCCCCTGTGCAACCGCACCATCCCGATCATTGCCGACGATTACGTGGACAAGGCTTTCGGCACCGGCGTGGTGAAAGTCACCCCGGCGCACGACCAGAACGACTACCAGGTCGGCCAGCGCCACAAGCTGCCAATGATCTGCGTACTGACGCTGGATGCCAAAATTGACAGCAACGCACCGTCTGCTTATGTTGGACTGGATCGTTTTGCAGCCCGCAAGCAAATCGTCAAAGACCTGCAAGCGCTGGAG is a window of Rhodoferax lithotrophicus DNA encoding:
- a CDS encoding TonB-dependent receptor plug domain-containing protein; this encodes MALLALCCSASTQAAALWADAGELAQLSLDDLLRVEVQSATRYAQPLADSPASVTVIDEDELRDHSYRNLAEALSTVRGVYLSNDRNYSYLGVRGFNRPGDYNSRILLLTDGARRNDALYDQAQLGNEAPVEIDWVKRLEFVAGPSSAVYGANALFGSVNAVMLDGGDIQGARLTADTGSGASQRLGLMAGQRVDSEHDWFFALSAYDARGNDLYFPEFATINQGWARGLDGENYQKAYGKYRFGNWRLSANLSSREKHLPNAPYQTAFNEPGTHTVDQHALLELSYDGPKSNDRQQQFRVFTGSYRYRGDYMLAGALDNRDTGHADWVGGDYRLIITTLPAHKLMLGLETQWNTVLEQRNFDLAPASTYLDSNHPSHTYGIFVQDEWRLSSQWLLNLGLRHDKHSDYAGITSPRAALIYQASEKATLKAMVGNAYRAPNAYERFYDDGGVLQKANLALRPERIRSVELAGDFRVGPGGRVGISLYRNDMRDMIDQVLDPLDGLQVFVNQSSTQTRGIELDAERRWPSGQRVRASLSRQWSSAADGSELGNSPQWLGKLVFAQPVAAGWTMAGEWMGLSARRALVGRVAGYGVLNLTLTSAPMAGLGEFTLGVYNVTDSLYHDPASSAFTQNALVQDGRQFRLSWTLRL
- a CDS encoding YfiR family protein, yielding MLISSGVIRLILLSALLAFSPLVQAQQQAPESELKAAILVNMLLFVDWPTQASQPTDRLTLCYLDSGPVAMVLDHLNGKAIKGKALQVMRVNVNMVTGCHALYVSPNDSTALARVIPSLRTSGVLLLGDSRGYLQRGVMINLDVDDGRIVFDVDLRSARVAGLVMSSKVLRLARKVVE
- a CDS encoding putative bifunctional diguanylate cyclase/phosphodiesterase, whose translation is MNILTDRIKSSNRLSLLSTGLALLIAFILLMVHQYVIGRQQMLEELNTEASIIGANSAAALVFKDFKAAQETLGAVRLTPRITGGALYRLDGERLAATGDWLFPQRLEHKHTGPPQKPIDTSVTLENHWAGEVLREDIRMEGSQVGTLLLHVSFVSLYWRLLEYALGVLAIAAVALMLAYRLTAGLRRRMVHAEEQLQLMAFYDQVSGLPNRSLFERELCQAVARVAREPKGAALLFIDVDDFKRVNDSLGHAVGDQALRMIGARLAAVLRSGDVVARLGGDEFAAILYGIGDPDNAAKVARLMLEAAAQPLPTIPSPSHVGLSIGVLLLPCDESDPTVLLQRADMAMYVAKTHGKNGFRFFSEAIDTRVRNDLELEAGLRQALQDDGGGLWMAYQPQLHAQTGQLVGVEALVRWRRTDGQQVSPGEFIPVAERSSLITELGDWVLTQVCRDLATLRNSSVELPKVSVNVSPHQLLHGCGLVERICDTLARFGESPQRFEFELTESALMDEDGSVVLDAFHAAGFSLSIDDFGTGYSSFGHIKRFYVGELKIDQSFVRGLPEDGENAAIVRAVIQMAHALSLKVVAEGVETPLQAEFLRHCGCDILQGYLLGRPMSPDQLVGYLRARCSVE